The proteins below come from a single Chryseobacterium capnotolerans genomic window:
- a CDS encoding ISAon1 family transposase N-terminal region protein has product MYIPDELVKLLLPDFLVEYFDIIKAEEVDGVLHIEFEEKNIIPQEFTHRPYQSNGFHSSVLAEDFPLRGKQVLLHVKRRRWIDKTTGEVLQRNWSLIAKGTRMTQDFAMFLKKLSRY; this is encoded by the coding sequence ATGTATATTCCTGATGAATTAGTAAAACTCTTACTTCCTGATTTTTTAGTAGAGTACTTTGATATCATAAAAGCAGAAGAGGTTGATGGAGTTCTTCATATCGAATTTGAGGAGAAGAATATCATTCCCCAAGAATTCACCCATCGCCCCTATCAGTCTAATGGATTTCACTCTTCGGTTCTTGCTGAAGATTTTCCTTTAAGGGGTAAACAGGTTCTCCTTCATGTCAAAAGGAGAAGATGGATTGATAAAACTACAGGAGAAGTTCTTCAAAGAAACTGGAGTTTGATAGCAAAAGGCACTCGCATGACTCAGGATTTTGCGATGTTCTTAAAAAAACTTAGTAGATACTAA
- a CDS encoding transposase, which yields MKLIVKKSFPNALQVIDRFHVQKLAVEAIQEFRIKHRWEAIEMENNAIRDLSEG from the coding sequence ATGAAACTTATTGTAAAAAAGAGCTTTCCTAACGCTTTGCAGGTAATAGATCGTTTTCATGTGCAAAAATTAGCTGTAGAGGCTATTCAGGAATTTAGGATCAAACACCGTTGGGAAGCTATTGAAATGGAAAATAATGCTATTAGAGATCTTTCAGAAGGATAA
- a CDS encoding transposase, producing MTKFSHWFRKVEEADFKSFSILRKTIMNHYREEILAFFEKRSTNASAESFNAKIKNFKMQFRGVKDRTFFLFRLTKFFA from the coding sequence ATGACTAAATTTTCACATTGGTTTAGAAAGGTTGAAGAAGCCGATTTTAAATCATTCTCTATCTTAAGAAAAACAATAATGAATCATTATAGAGAAGAGATCTTAGCCTTTTTTGAGAAAAGAAGCACTAATGCTTCTGCTGAATCTTTTAATGCTAAAATCAAAAACTTCAAAATGCAGTTTAGAGGTGTAAAGGATAGAACATTTTTTCTCTTTAGATTAACGAAATTTTTTGCGTAG
- the rseP gene encoding RIP metalloprotease RseP: MEIAIKLFQFILSISILVVLHELGHFLPAKWFKTRAEKFFLFFDPYFSIFSMKKVNGKWKYKFFSQNLPDTEVIEVNGKKEEVPIDISKLSDDDWRKYPEQTKYGIGWLPFGGYVKIAGMVDESMDTAQMKKPAESWEFRSKPAWQRLIIMLGGVTVNFFLAWIIFSALVGKNGETIFDADKINTPLHYTAAAKKMGFQDGDKILKVDGKVQKDFKKLALDVLLSDEITVSRNGKEVTFPTSDDGKVMAFHDPEPRSFLTPRMSPIIDTIVTQSTMDAGLKLGDKIVAINGKPVSYYDEVKPLVVPNAGKVVDFQVSRNNQIQDLKIPVSKEGTIGILSFKEAEKFMVHNEYSFFGSIKRGFTLTIESLTYQIKQFKLIFNKKIQGYKKVGGPLAIVKNMPVSKDAQGGVSIDWTAFWGFTAMFSVWLAFLNLIPIPGLDGGHVIFTLYEMIVGKPVPQKVLENAQMVGVIFLLGLMALIFGSDIIKAITGTL; this comes from the coding sequence ATGGAAATAGCAATCAAACTCTTCCAGTTCATTCTGAGTATTTCTATACTTGTAGTTCTTCATGAGCTTGGGCACTTCTTACCAGCAAAATGGTTCAAGACCAGAGCAGAGAAATTCTTCCTGTTTTTTGACCCTTACTTCTCCATATTCTCTATGAAGAAAGTGAACGGAAAGTGGAAATATAAATTCTTCTCACAGAATCTACCTGACACTGAAGTGATAGAGGTAAACGGAAAAAAGGAAGAAGTTCCTATCGATATATCAAAACTTTCTGATGATGATTGGAGAAAATATCCGGAACAAACTAAGTATGGTATCGGATGGCTTCCTTTCGGAGGTTATGTAAAAATAGCCGGAATGGTAGACGAAAGTATGGATACCGCTCAAATGAAAAAACCAGCTGAATCTTGGGAATTCAGATCTAAACCAGCTTGGCAGAGATTGATCATCATGCTGGGCGGAGTTACCGTAAACTTTTTCTTAGCTTGGATTATATTCTCAGCTTTAGTTGGGAAAAACGGAGAAACAATTTTTGACGCTGATAAAATCAATACACCACTTCATTATACTGCTGCAGCCAAGAAAATGGGCTTCCAGGATGGTGATAAAATATTGAAAGTTGACGGAAAAGTGCAGAAAGATTTCAAAAAACTAGCGCTAGATGTCTTATTAAGTGATGAAATAACTGTTTCAAGAAACGGAAAAGAAGTTACTTTCCCAACCAGTGATGATGGAAAAGTAATGGCATTTCACGATCCGGAACCAAGATCATTCCTTACTCCAAGAATGTCTCCTATTATTGATACTATTGTTACTCAATCTACAATGGATGCAGGGTTAAAACTTGGTGATAAGATTGTTGCCATCAATGGAAAACCCGTTTCTTATTATGATGAAGTAAAGCCTTTGGTAGTTCCAAATGCAGGTAAAGTAGTAGATTTCCAAGTATCAAGAAACAATCAGATTCAGGATCTTAAAATTCCGGTATCTAAAGAAGGAACTATTGGAATTCTTTCTTTCAAGGAAGCTGAGAAATTTATGGTTCACAATGAATACAGTTTCTTTGGTTCTATAAAAAGAGGATTTACCCTTACAATTGAGAGTTTAACATATCAGATCAAACAGTTTAAGTTAATCTTCAACAAAAAAATCCAAGGATATAAGAAAGTAGGCGGTCCACTTGCTATTGTAAAGAATATGCCGGTAAGCAAAGATGCACAAGGTGGAGTTTCTATTGATTGGACAGCATTCTGGGGCTTTACAGCAATGTTCTCCGTATGGTTGGCATTCCTGAATCTTATTCCTATTCCTGGACTTGATGGTGGGCATGTTATATTTACCCTCTATGAGATGATCGTAGGAAAACCAGTTCCACAAAAAGTATTGGAAAACGCTCAGATGGTGGGAGTTATCTTCCTTTTAGGATTAATGGCTCTTATCTTTGGAAGTGATATCATTAAAGCCATTACAGGAACTTTATAA
- a CDS encoding nitrilase-related carbon-nitrogen hydrolase produces the protein MKIVGLNLNIIWKNKTENFSIIKNELETLEADLFLLPEMFSTGFCMDASEVSDRNEESLEFLKKISKEKNAAFCGSAPVEENGHFYNRMYFVQPNGEVTFYDKRHLFSFSGEDKVYSPGKNRVIVEYKGIRFLLQVCYDLRFPVFARNNDDYDAVLYVANWPEKRVGAWEHLLKARAIENLSFVFGLNRIGTDGNNLFYQESSHCFFADGREISDKNGNIVSAELDMNELNDFRTHFQFLNDRDHFSMDL, from the coding sequence ATGAAGATTGTAGGGCTGAATTTGAATATCATCTGGAAAAATAAAACTGAAAATTTTAGCATAATAAAGAATGAGCTTGAAACTCTTGAAGCAGATTTATTCCTTCTTCCTGAAATGTTTTCAACAGGTTTTTGTATGGATGCATCGGAAGTTTCCGACAGAAATGAAGAATCTCTGGAGTTTTTGAAAAAGATCTCAAAAGAAAAAAATGCAGCATTCTGTGGAAGTGCTCCTGTAGAAGAAAATGGTCATTTTTACAATAGAATGTATTTTGTACAACCCAATGGAGAGGTTACATTTTATGATAAAAGACATCTGTTTTCCTTTTCAGGAGAGGATAAAGTATATTCTCCTGGTAAAAACAGAGTCATTGTAGAATATAAAGGAATACGATTTTTACTTCAAGTCTGCTATGATCTTCGTTTTCCTGTGTTTGCAAGGAATAATGATGATTATGATGCTGTTTTATATGTAGCGAACTGGCCGGAGAAAAGAGTAGGAGCCTGGGAGCATCTTTTAAAAGCAAGAGCTATTGAAAACCTCTCTTTTGTATTTGGGTTAAACCGAATTGGAACAGATGGGAATAATTTGTTTTATCAGGAAAGTTCTCACTGTTTTTTTGCTGATGGAAGAGAAATTTCTGATAAAAATGGCAATATTGTATCTGCAGAATTGGATATGAATGAATTGAACGATTTCAGGACTCACTTCCAATTTTTAAACGACAGAGATCATTTCTCAATGGATTTATAA
- a CDS encoding thioredoxin family protein, translating into MSQKFQEIINSERPVLIDFFATWCQPCKVQSSVLNTVKENIGEGARIIKVDVDQYPALAAQYGVRGVPTLAVFKNGELLWKESGVHDVNTLTQLLQQYI; encoded by the coding sequence ATGTCACAAAAATTTCAGGAAATCATCAATTCCGAAAGACCGGTACTTATTGACTTTTTTGCCACTTGGTGTCAACCTTGTAAAGTTCAGTCTTCGGTGTTAAATACGGTAAAAGAAAATATAGGTGAAGGAGCCAGAATCATCAAGGTAGATGTAGACCAATACCCTGCTCTCGCAGCACAATACGGGGTAAGAGGCGTTCCTACTTTAGCCGTTTTCAAAAATGGAGAACTTCTATGGAAAGAAAGCGGTGTACATGATGTAAATACATTGACGCAACTTCTACAACAATATATTTAA
- a CDS encoding rhodanese-like domain-containing protein: protein MKVTIFGIALASILALSSCKTTHSIDVSKTNIKEVVTSSDVTLVDVRIPEQYAAGTAKNAINIPLADIQNNLESLKGKKVVVFCNKGVQADQAMEILKKNGVEAYDGTSWKNVKGIQDEADKK, encoded by the coding sequence ATGAAAGTTACGATTTTTGGAATTGCTCTAGCTTCTATTTTAGCATTAAGCAGCTGTAAAACAACTCATTCTATTGATGTTTCTAAGACTAACATTAAGGAAGTGGTGACCAGCTCAGATGTAACATTGGTAGACGTAAGAATTCCCGAGCAATATGCTGCAGGAACAGCTAAGAATGCTATCAATATTCCATTGGCAGACATTCAGAACAATCTTGAATCGCTGAAAGGCAAAAAAGTAGTTGTTTTCTGTAATAAAGGAGTACAGGCAGATCAGGCTATGGAAATTTTAAAGAAAAACGGAGTGGAGGCCTATGATGGAACGAGCTGGAAAAACGTAAAAGGCATCCAGGACGAAGCTGATAAAAAATAA
- a CDS encoding MBL fold metallo-hydrolase, with amino-acid sequence MKIEQIYTGCLAQGAYYIVSENEAVIIDPLREVKPYLDRLEKDNVTLKYIFETHFHADFVSGHLDLSKKTGAPIVYGPTAAPEFEAIIAEDHQVFEIGKVKIKVLHTPGHTMESTTYLLIDENGKETAIFTGDTLFLGDVGRPDLAQKATNLTQEDLAGILYDSLQNKIMPLDDSITVYPAHGAGSACGKNMQKETVDILGNQKRTNYALNQPDKASFIREVLDGLTAPPKYFGMNVAMNKGGYESLDTVMDKGLNPISPEDFEAMAEETGALILDTRGAADFHKGFVPNSVNIGLKGDFAPWVGTLIVDVKHPLLLITDEGTEEEVIIRLSRVGFDNVVGYLKGGFEAWKNAGKEIDEVKRITPAEFAEQFTTDAKVIDVRKLTEYSAEHIDNAYNKPLDSISDWARNLDDSEHFFLHCAGGYRSMIAASILNSHGIRNFTEIEGGFNGIKKTEKLPTSDFVCQSKTS; translated from the coding sequence ATGAAAATTGAACAAATATATACGGGCTGTCTGGCTCAGGGTGCCTATTATATTGTATCAGAAAACGAAGCTGTCATTATTGATCCTTTAAGAGAGGTAAAACCTTACCTGGATCGTCTGGAAAAAGACAATGTCACTTTAAAATATATTTTTGAAACTCATTTCCACGCTGATTTTGTTTCAGGACATTTAGATTTAAGTAAAAAAACCGGAGCTCCGATTGTATACGGTCCAACGGCAGCACCTGAATTTGAAGCAATTATCGCAGAAGACCACCAGGTTTTCGAAATTGGAAAAGTAAAAATAAAGGTACTCCACACTCCAGGACACACAATGGAGAGTACAACCTATCTTCTAATTGATGAAAATGGCAAGGAAACAGCCATCTTCACAGGAGATACTCTATTTTTAGGAGATGTAGGAAGACCAGATCTTGCACAAAAAGCAACAAACCTTACTCAGGAAGATCTTGCAGGGATTTTGTATGACAGTCTTCAGAACAAAATTATGCCTTTGGATGACAGCATCACAGTGTATCCTGCTCACGGAGCTGGTTCTGCATGTGGAAAAAACATGCAAAAGGAAACTGTAGATATTTTAGGCAATCAAAAAAGAACAAATTATGCACTTAATCAACCTGATAAAGCTTCTTTCATTAGAGAGGTACTTGATGGGTTGACAGCACCCCCAAAATATTTCGGAATGAACGTAGCCATGAACAAAGGTGGCTATGAAAGCCTGGATACAGTAATGGACAAAGGGCTAAACCCTATTTCCCCTGAAGATTTCGAAGCAATGGCTGAAGAAACCGGAGCTTTGATTCTTGATACAAGAGGAGCTGCAGATTTCCATAAAGGTTTTGTTCCAAACTCCGTCAATATTGGATTAAAAGGTGATTTTGCTCCTTGGGTAGGAACTTTAATTGTAGATGTTAAGCATCCTTTATTATTGATAACCGATGAAGGAACTGAAGAAGAAGTCATCATCAGATTAAGCCGTGTAGGTTTTGATAATGTAGTTGGCTATCTGAAAGGAGGTTTTGAAGCCTGGAAAAATGCAGGGAAAGAAATTGATGAAGTAAAGAGGATTACTCCGGCAGAATTTGCAGAGCAGTTTACAACTGATGCCAAAGTAATTGATGTGAGAAAACTGACGGAATATTCTGCGGAACATATTGATAATGCTTACAACAAGCCTTTGGACTCTATCAGTGACTGGGCCCGTAATCTTGACGACTCTGAACATTTCTTCCTACACTGCGCCGGTGGATACAGAAGCATGATTGCCGCAAGCATCCTTAACTCACACGGAATCAGAAATTTCACTGAAATAGAAGGAGGTTTTAATGGCATTAAAAAAACAGAAAAACTTCCTACATCAGACTTTGTATGCCAATCCAAAACATCTTAA
- a CDS encoding helicase HerA-like domain-containing protein, with the protein MADKAQFIEELNARYTPKGEHIILGKGMLDGEVVPEVNVTIPLKTINRHGLIAGATGTGKTKTLQVFAEQLSHQGIPSLVLDIKGDFSGIAEAGQMNGIIEERYAKTQLPYTPQGFPVELMSISGGKGIKLRATVTEFGPVLLSKILELNDTQQSIMSIVFKYCDDKGLPLIDLKDLKKVLQYVTDNAQGKAELAANYGSIAPASLGAILRSIVALEQQGAGDFFGELSFDVQDLLETRDGKGVVNILRVSDIQNKPQLFSTFMLSLFAEIYMTFPEEGDSGKPKLVLFIDEAHLLFDEASKTLLSQIETMVKLIRSKGVGIYFITQIPGDVPESVLSQLGLKIQHALRGFTAKDKKEISKAVENYPTTEFYNASNLIQNLGIGEAFVTALDEKGIPTPLVHTYLISPESRMDVLSEAEITELTSSSAMVAKYEQAIDRESAYEMLTNRMEQAAQNPLPNQRTKPVKEEPGMFEQVLQSQAGRTFTNTLMREGAKAILGMFGLGGRRR; encoded by the coding sequence ATGGCAGACAAAGCACAATTTATTGAAGAATTAAATGCTAGATACACTCCAAAGGGAGAACATATTATATTAGGAAAAGGAATGCTGGACGGAGAAGTAGTTCCTGAAGTGAATGTAACCATTCCTTTAAAAACAATCAACCGTCATGGTCTTATTGCCGGAGCAACCGGAACAGGAAAGACAAAAACACTACAGGTTTTTGCAGAACAGCTTTCTCATCAGGGGATTCCGTCTCTTGTGTTGGATATCAAAGGTGACTTTTCCGGAATTGCGGAAGCAGGACAGATGAATGGCATTATTGAGGAAAGATATGCGAAAACTCAGCTTCCATATACTCCACAGGGGTTTCCCGTAGAATTGATGAGTATTTCAGGAGGAAAAGGAATAAAGCTGAGAGCTACTGTAACAGAATTCGGACCTGTTTTATTAAGCAAAATTCTTGAGCTTAATGATACCCAGCAAAGTATCATGTCTATTGTCTTTAAATATTGTGATGATAAAGGGCTTCCTTTGATTGACCTTAAAGATTTAAAGAAAGTTCTTCAGTATGTGACAGATAATGCACAAGGAAAGGCTGAGCTTGCAGCCAACTATGGATCCATAGCACCAGCTTCTTTAGGCGCAATTCTTAGATCTATTGTGGCATTGGAGCAGCAGGGAGCAGGAGATTTCTTTGGAGAGTTAAGCTTTGATGTTCAGGATTTATTGGAAACCAGAGACGGAAAAGGAGTGGTTAATATTTTAAGAGTATCAGACATTCAGAATAAACCACAGCTGTTTTCTACCTTCATGCTTTCTCTTTTTGCAGAGATCTATATGACTTTCCCGGAAGAAGGGGATAGTGGAAAACCAAAATTGGTACTGTTTATAGATGAAGCTCACTTGCTGTTTGATGAAGCCTCAAAAACACTTCTTTCCCAGATTGAAACGATGGTGAAACTTATTCGTTCAAAAGGCGTGGGAATTTATTTTATTACCCAGATTCCCGGGGATGTTCCGGAAAGTGTTTTGTCTCAATTAGGGCTAAAAATACAGCATGCCCTGAGAGGTTTTACAGCAAAAGATAAAAAGGAAATTTCCAAGGCTGTAGAAAACTATCCAACAACAGAATTCTATAATGCTTCCAATCTGATCCAGAATTTAGGAATTGGTGAGGCATTTGTAACCGCTTTGGATGAGAAAGGTATTCCCACTCCGTTAGTGCATACTTATCTTATTTCTCCGGAATCCAGAATGGATGTTTTGAGTGAGGCAGAGATTACAGAATTAACGTCCAGTTCAGCCATGGTGGCCAAATATGAGCAAGCAATAGATAGAGAATCTGCCTATGAAATGCTGACTAACAGAATGGAACAGGCTGCTCAGAATCCATTACCTAATCAAAGAACAAAGCCAGTAAAAGAAGAACCGGGAATGTTTGAACAGGTTTTGCAAAGCCAGGCAGGAAGAACCTTTACCAATACGCTGATGCGTGAAGGGGCAAAAGCCATTCTGGGGATGTTTGGTCTTGGAGGAAGAAGACGATAA
- a CDS encoding 3'-5' exonuclease, with protein MYSIIDIESNGAGYRNECIIDIAIYRYDGQKITDQFISLVNPEGDITPFVQKLTSITPKMVKTAPKFHEIAKRVIEITQNTTLVGHNIDFDYRMLRQSFKRLGYDFKINTLDTIPLAKKLIPDEVSYSLGKLVKSLGIPLTNHHRADGDARATLELFKLLISKDTENEIIQKQHEETNAKTYINKIKQLTQDLPNEKGFVYFQDEAGRIIFSDYVQDINKFSKKVFNSKSKKWEEAQKNAEQVNFELTGTDIIAKLMLSSKNSKKKEILPFGLYFRNNKYIVEKNTLNKTEKPILKFRSFTQGTKAVQFIGSQEEYNDVAVLKQKIEFRKRNELWLGTGRKLGEKLFLIIENGKVLSFGFYELFTQIQTLSKLAKLKIDLQLSSTDLNNELQLALLRGDFETLPLPK; from the coding sequence ATGTATTCAATTATAGACATAGAAAGTAATGGTGCAGGTTATAGAAATGAATGCATTATAGATATCGCCATTTACAGATATGACGGGCAGAAAATTACAGATCAGTTTATATCCCTTGTCAATCCGGAAGGAGATATTACACCTTTTGTTCAGAAGTTGACCAGTATTACCCCGAAAATGGTAAAAACGGCTCCGAAATTCCATGAAATAGCCAAAAGAGTTATCGAAATTACCCAAAATACAACTTTGGTAGGCCATAATATTGATTTCGATTACAGAATGCTTCGTCAATCCTTTAAAAGGCTGGGGTATGATTTTAAAATCAATACTTTAGATACAATTCCTTTAGCTAAAAAACTAATTCCTGACGAAGTAAGCTATTCATTAGGAAAGCTCGTGAAATCATTGGGAATTCCATTGACAAATCACCATAGAGCGGATGGAGATGCCAGAGCCACTCTTGAGCTGTTTAAACTCTTAATATCTAAAGATACTGAAAACGAGATTATCCAAAAACAGCACGAAGAAACCAATGCCAAAACTTATATCAATAAGATTAAACAATTGACACAGGATCTTCCCAATGAAAAAGGATTTGTTTATTTTCAGGATGAAGCGGGAAGAATTATTTTTTCTGATTACGTTCAGGATATTAATAAGTTTTCGAAAAAAGTATTTAATTCCAAATCAAAAAAATGGGAAGAAGCTCAAAAAAATGCTGAGCAGGTTAATTTTGAACTTACCGGAACTGATATTATTGCTAAACTGATGCTGAGTTCAAAAAATAGTAAGAAAAAAGAGATCCTTCCTTTCGGACTCTATTTCAGAAATAACAAATACATTGTTGAAAAGAATACACTCAATAAAACGGAAAAGCCAATCCTGAAGTTCAGATCATTTACCCAGGGAACAAAAGCTGTTCAGTTTATTGGATCTCAGGAAGAATATAATGATGTAGCTGTATTGAAACAGAAAATAGAGTTTAGAAAAAGAAATGAACTTTGGCTGGGAACTGGAAGAAAATTAGGAGAAAAATTATTCTTGATCATTGAAAATGGAAAGGTACTATCTTTTGGTTTTTATGAATTATTTACGCAGATACAGACGTTAAGTAAACTTGCGAAATTAAAAATTGACCTTCAGTTATCATCAACAGATTTGAACAATGAACTGCAGCTGGCACTTCTGCGTGGTGATTTTGAAACCCTTCCGCTACCTAAATAA
- the lysA gene encoding diaminopimelate decarboxylase, with protein sequence MNSKELLKIANEFGTPVYVYDAESIKIQYEKLTSSFLKHTKFFYAAKALTNINILKYVKNLGASLDCVSINEVKLGLKAGFPKEKILFTPNCVDLAEIEEAMTFGVHINIDNISILEQFGNKYGNSYPIFVRINPHIFAGGNYKISTGHIDSKFGISIHQLRHIERVMKSTNLNVEGLHMHTGSEIKDPEVFLQALDIMLELSEHFPNLKYLDMGSGFKIPYQDSEEETDVRTLGKKVEKVIGEFSKNTGRKFELWFEPGKFLVGKSGYLLVKANVIKQTTATVFVGVNSGFNHLIRPMFYDSYHAIENLSNPKGAERIYTVVGNICETDTFAWDRKLNEVREGDILAFHNAGAYGFEMSSNFNSRLKPAEVLFLDGKAHLIRKRDEFEDLLRNQIEVVM encoded by the coding sequence ATGAATTCAAAAGAATTATTAAAGATTGCCAATGAGTTTGGCACCCCGGTGTATGTGTATGATGCTGAATCCATCAAAATCCAATACGAAAAACTTACATCTTCTTTTTTAAAACATACAAAGTTTTTCTACGCGGCAAAAGCGTTGACAAACATTAATATTCTAAAGTATGTCAAGAACCTGGGGGCCTCTCTGGATTGTGTGTCTATTAATGAAGTTAAACTTGGACTAAAAGCAGGATTTCCAAAAGAGAAAATATTGTTTACTCCAAATTGTGTTGACTTAGCTGAAATAGAAGAAGCAATGACTTTTGGAGTTCATATTAATATTGATAACATTTCTATTCTTGAGCAGTTCGGAAATAAATACGGAAACTCTTACCCGATTTTTGTAAGAATCAATCCACATATCTTTGCCGGAGGAAACTATAAAATTTCAACAGGCCACATCGACAGTAAGTTCGGGATCTCCATTCACCAGCTTCGCCATATTGAAAGAGTGATGAAGAGTACTAACCTTAATGTTGAAGGTCTTCACATGCACACAGGAAGTGAGATTAAAGATCCTGAGGTTTTCCTTCAGGCGCTGGATATCATGCTTGAACTTTCTGAACATTTCCCTAACCTGAAATACCTGGATATGGGAAGTGGCTTCAAAATTCCTTATCAGGACAGCGAAGAAGAAACAGACGTAAGAACATTAGGTAAAAAAGTAGAAAAAGTAATAGGAGAATTCTCAAAAAATACCGGAAGAAAGTTCGAATTATGGTTTGAACCAGGAAAATTCTTAGTAGGGAAAAGTGGATATCTTTTAGTAAAAGCTAATGTAATCAAACAGACTACGGCTACAGTTTTCGTAGGGGTAAACTCAGGATTTAACCACCTGATCCGTCCAATGTTTTACGATTCTTACCATGCGATTGAAAACCTATCCAATCCAAAAGGAGCGGAAAGGATTTATACAGTGGTGGGAAATATCTGTGAAACGGATACTTTCGCCTGGGATAGAAAATTAAATGAAGTAAGAGAAGGGGATATTCTTGCTTTCCACAATGCAGGAGCTTATGGTTTTGAAATGAGTTCAAACTTCAACTCAAGATTAAAGCCTGCTGAAGTTCTATTCCTTGACGGGAAAGCACATCTAATCCGCAAAAGAGACGAATTTGAAGACTTGTTACGAAACCAGATCGAAGTGGTAATGTAA